A genomic window from candidate division TA06 bacterium includes:
- a CDS encoding DedA family protein translates to MILRLIDIFIHLDKYLTVIIQNYGTWTYLMLFAVIFCETGLVVLPFLPGDSLIFAAGTLAALGALDIKWLIILMCLAAVAGDTVNYWIGYWVGPKIFQKENVKFLNKKHLMEAHAFYEKYGGITIILARFMPFIRTFAPFVAGIGTMSYWRFMSYNVVGGIAWINIFGWMGYYFGNLPYLKKNFSLVIIAIVVISVMPAVIEYFRRGQKTKNNKTDL, encoded by the coding sequence ATGATCTTAAGGCTCATAGATATTTTCATTCACTTGGATAAATACCTGACCGTCATCATCCAGAACTACGGGACCTGGACCTATCTGATGCTTTTCGCCGTCATCTTCTGCGAGACCGGGCTGGTGGTGCTGCCGTTCCTGCCGGGAGATTCCCTGATCTTCGCCGCCGGGACGTTGGCCGCGCTGGGAGCCCTGGACATCAAGTGGCTGATCATCCTGATGTGTTTGGCGGCGGTGGCCGGCGACACCGTCAACTATTGGATAGGCTACTGGGTGGGGCCGAAGATCTTTCAGAAGGAAAACGTCAAGTTCCTGAATAAAAAACATTTGATGGAGGCCCACGCCTTCTACGAGAAATACGGAGGGATCACCATCATCCTGGCCCGGTTCATGCCCTTCATCCGCACCTTTGCGCCCTTTGTGGCCGGAATCGGCACCATGTCCTATTGGCGCTTCATGAGCTACAATGTGGTCGGGGGCATAGCCTGGATCAACATCTTCGGGTGGATGGGCTATTATTTCGGCAACCTACCGTACCTCAAAAAGAATTTCAGCCTGGTGATCATCGCCATCGTGGTGATCTCGGTGATGCCGGCGGTGATCGAGTATTTCAGGCGCGGGCAAAAAACAAAAAATAACAAAACAGACCTGTGA
- the plsY gene encoding glycerol-3-phosphate 1-O-acyltransferase PlsY: MLYRILFIIGAYLAGGIPFGYLAGKILKGIDIREHGSKNVGATNVIRVIGKGPGIAVYLLDAIKGLLPVLLAKLLWPAELPQQQWFHIAAALAAILGHVFAPYLKFKGGKGVAPASGAMLGLAPLPLLVSLLVFVLVFGATRYVSLGSICASIVFPIAVAVQQILENKNPLVPMLAVGWILVLLILVTHKANIVRLLQGKENRISFKKKPTGNENTKF; this comes from the coding sequence ATGTTATACCGAATACTATTCATCATAGGCGCTTACCTGGCCGGAGGAATACCCTTCGGTTACCTGGCCGGGAAAATACTAAAGGGCATCGACATCCGGGAGCACGGCAGCAAGAACGTGGGCGCCACCAATGTCATCAGAGTCATAGGCAAAGGCCCGGGCATAGCGGTTTACCTGCTGGATGCCATAAAAGGCCTGCTTCCTGTTCTTTTGGCCAAACTGCTCTGGCCGGCCGAACTGCCCCAGCAGCAATGGTTCCACATTGCCGCCGCCCTGGCCGCCATCCTGGGGCATGTCTTCGCTCCGTATCTGAAATTCAAAGGCGGCAAGGGCGTGGCCCCGGCCTCCGGGGCCATGCTGGGGCTGGCGCCGCTGCCGCTGCTGGTCTCCCTGCTGGTCTTTGTCCTGGTCTTCGGCGCCACCCGCTATGTTTCGCTGGGCTCCATCTGTGCCTCGATCGTCTTTCCCATCGCGGTGGCCGTCCAGCAAATATTAGAAAATAAAAACCCACTAGTGCCGATGCTGGCGGTGGGCTGGATCTTAGTGCTGCTGATATTAGTGACCCACAAGGCCAACATCGTGCGGCTGCTGCAGGGCAAGGAGAACAGAATCTCCTTTAAAAAGAAACCAACGGGTAATGAAAACACTAAATTCTAA
- the der gene encoding ribosome biogenesis GTPase Der, whose translation MNYPIVAIIGRPNVGKSTLFNRILKSKAAIVDDMPGVTRDRNYAIADWNGKYFYLIDTGGLVPNTRDRMEISIKHQVETAVEEADLLLFLVDRKTGLTDADTQIAKMVRRQKKPFILAVNKVDKLKDEAESYEFMKLGLGDPILIAAGPGLSIGDLLDEVVKNLPERSEPVLDNRAIKMAVVGKPNVGKSSLVNAIVGRERVIVDEVPGTTRDSIDTIFNWNGQEFVLIDTAGLRRKTSAHEDVEFYTRLRTERAVERCQVGVLVLDGSQGLSHLDTTLVAMLEDSNKALVVVINKWDLMPAENKANYLGWLKGQLAFVNFAEYVFTSALNNEGVFNLLQKILNAYHHWNKVFEPAVVVQAFEETIKKLHPPAVRGKEITLYSIRQEGQAPPRFAIECNMPHLIPTNYFRYLQSSLHTRLAITGTPIRLMFQKSKAPSGWKKRQMVDFGKRPKFRAETEENKER comes from the coding sequence ATGAATTATCCCATCGTAGCCATCATCGGACGCCCCAACGTGGGAAAGTCCACCCTGTTCAACCGGATCCTTAAATCCAAGGCCGCCATCGTGGACGACATGCCCGGGGTGACCCGGGACCGCAATTACGCCATAGCCGACTGGAACGGGAAATATTTTTACCTGATAGACACCGGCGGACTGGTCCCGAACACCAGGGACCGGATGGAGATTTCCATCAAGCACCAGGTGGAGACGGCGGTGGAAGAGGCCGACCTGCTGCTGTTCCTGGTGGACCGCAAGACAGGGTTGACCGACGCCGACACCCAGATAGCCAAGATGGTCCGCAGGCAGAAAAAGCCGTTCATACTGGCGGTCAACAAGGTGGACAAGCTGAAGGACGAGGCCGAGTCCTATGAGTTCATGAAGCTAGGTCTGGGCGACCCTATCCTGATAGCGGCCGGACCGGGCCTGTCCATCGGCGACCTGCTGGACGAAGTGGTCAAGAATCTGCCGGAAAGGTCGGAGCCGGTCCTGGATAACCGGGCCATCAAGATGGCGGTGGTGGGCAAGCCCAATGTGGGGAAATCCTCGCTGGTCAACGCCATCGTGGGCCGGGAGCGGGTGATTGTGGACGAAGTGCCGGGCACCACCAGGGATTCCATCGACACTATCTTCAACTGGAACGGCCAGGAATTCGTTTTGATAGACACCGCCGGTTTAAGGCGCAAGACCAGCGCCCACGAGGACGTGGAGTTCTATACCCGCCTGCGCACCGAACGGGCGGTGGAACGCTGCCAGGTGGGGGTGCTGGTGCTGGACGGCTCCCAGGGACTGTCCCATCTGGACACCACTTTGGTGGCCATGCTGGAGGACTCCAACAAGGCACTGGTGGTGGTGATCAACAAATGGGACCTGATGCCGGCCGAGAACAAGGCTAATTACCTGGGATGGTTGAAAGGCCAGCTGGCCTTTGTCAACTTCGCCGAATACGTTTTTACCTCGGCCCTGAACAACGAAGGCGTGTTCAACCTGCTGCAGAAGATACTGAACGCCTATCATCACTGGAACAAGGTCTTTGAACCCGCGGTGGTGGTCCAAGCCTTTGAAGAGACCATCAAAAAACTGCACCCGCCGGCCGTGCGGGGCAAGGAGATCACCCTGTACTCCATCAGGCAGGAGGGCCAGGCCCCGCCCCGGTTTGCGATCGAGTGCAACATGCCGCATCTGATCCCCACCAATTATTTCAGATACCTCCAAAGCAGCCTGCACACCAGGCTGGCCATCACCGGCACGCCCATCAGGCTGATGTTCCAAAAGTCCAAGGCGCCTTCGGGCTGGAAGAAGCGGCAGATGGTGGACTTCGGGAAACGGCCCAAGTTCCGGGCGGAGACGGAGGAGAACAAGGAGAGGTAA
- a CDS encoding YdcF family protein — MHWILFLSKKILSYLLNPLTIILILLAFSAFLLWQKKHKKAGLYLLLLGLVAFIFASYGFIGNSLLKGLENRYPPLLDVSQATRAKWVVVLGASMTSDPKIPLTSQLSEGSVIRAIEGIRIWRQMKGSRLIFSGGAVFHAQSEAYGMARLARQLGVPDSGLLREDKSLDTDDQARLIKEIVKGDTIILVTSAAHMLRSVSLFKKQGVALIPAPTHFLIKDAPKFKPNRLFPNSGNIQAAETLFHEYLGLAWSKLRGRI, encoded by the coding sequence ATGCACTGGATCCTATTCCTTTCTAAAAAAATATTAAGCTATCTGCTTAATCCGTTGACCATCATCTTAATATTACTGGCTTTTAGCGCTTTTCTGCTGTGGCAAAAGAAACATAAAAAGGCCGGTTTGTATCTCTTATTGCTGGGCTTGGTCGCTTTTATCTTTGCCAGTTACGGATTCATCGGAAACAGCCTGCTAAAGGGGTTGGAAAACAGGTATCCGCCGCTGCTGGATGTTTCCCAGGCTACCAGGGCCAAGTGGGTGGTGGTGCTAGGGGCGAGCATGACCAGCGACCCGAAAATTCCTTTGACTTCGCAGTTAAGCGAAGGCTCGGTCATTCGCGCCATAGAGGGGATCAGGATCTGGCGCCAGATGAAGGGCTCAAGACTTATTTTCTCCGGGGGCGCGGTCTTCCATGCCCAGTCCGAGGCCTATGGCATGGCCAGGTTGGCCCGGCAGTTGGGAGTACCGGATTCGGGGCTGCTCAGGGAAGATAAATCATTGGATACCGACGACCAGGCCCGATTGATTAAAGAAATAGTTAAAGGGGATACAATAATCCTGGTCACCTCGGCCGCCCACATGCTGCGCTCGGTATCTTTGTTCAAAAAGCAGGGGGTGGCATTGATCCCGGCGCCCACCCATTTTTTGATCAAGGACGCGCCAAAATTCAAACCTAACCGGTTGTTTCCCAATTCCGGCAACATCCAAGCGGCCGAGACCCTGTTCCACGAATACCTGGGCCTGGCCTGGTCTAAACTCAGAGGAAGGATATGA